One part of the Candidatus Omnitrophota bacterium genome encodes these proteins:
- a CDS encoding PilT/PilU family type 4a pilus ATPase — protein sequence MQIHELLGIMREKNASDLYLKVGIPPAFRVNGLVGRIEAELVADSDMEAAAKQILTEHQWRIFCERPDLDFAYSPDSSSRFRINLFRQQGHIGLVARLIKDADLTFAHLHLPLAIQQLAELPRGLVIITGATGSGKSTTLAAMIHHINANFSRHIMTIEDPIEFIHTDKQSIVNQREVGYDTLDFKDALRQVVRQSPDVILIGEMRDMDTMMTAVSAAETGHLVLTTLHTVDVSHTLDRIINYFPDYLRAQVRHELSISLCGVVSMRLLRRKDGTGRIPALEILRSTPSVKKGLMEGEFWKLKELMQKGQDLGMMTFNQSLLNLYKQEIITMEEALFASSNPDEFKLNAQGMYTGTDSILHRR from the coding sequence ATGCAAATTCATGAACTATTAGGGATCATGCGCGAGAAGAACGCTTCGGATTTATATTTGAAAGTTGGAATCCCTCCCGCCTTCCGCGTCAATGGACTCGTCGGCCGAATCGAAGCGGAATTGGTTGCGGACAGCGATATGGAAGCCGCCGCCAAGCAAATTTTGACCGAGCATCAATGGCGGATCTTCTGCGAGCGTCCCGACCTCGATTTCGCCTACTCGCCCGATTCCAGTTCCCGCTTCCGCATCAACCTGTTCCGGCAGCAAGGACATATCGGACTAGTAGCGCGCCTCATCAAAGATGCCGACCTTACTTTCGCGCATTTGCATCTGCCGTTGGCGATCCAACAGCTGGCCGAGTTGCCGCGCGGCCTCGTCATCATCACCGGCGCGACGGGCAGCGGCAAGTCGACGACGCTGGCGGCGATGATCCATCATATCAACGCCAATTTCTCCCGCCACATCATGACGATCGAAGACCCCATCGAATTCATCCACACCGACAAGCAATCTATCGTCAATCAGCGGGAAGTGGGATACGACACGTTGGATTTCAAGGATGCCCTGCGTCAAGTAGTGCGCCAAAGCCCCGACGTCATCCTTATCGGCGAAATGCGAGATATGGATACGATGATGACCGCCGTATCCGCCGCCGAAACCGGCCATCTGGTGCTCACGACGCTGCACACCGTTGACGTATCCCACACCCTGGACCGCATCATCAACTATTTTCCCGACTATCTGCGCGCCCAGGTGCGGCATGAACTTTCTATCTCACTTTGCGGCGTCGTCTCCATGCGGCTTTTGCGCCGCAAGGATGGAACGGGGCGCATCCCGGCGCTGGAAATTCTGCGCAGCACGCCCAGCGTGAAAAAAGGGCTGATGGAAGGCGAATTTTGGAAACTGAAAGAACTGATGCAAAAAGGCCAGGATTTAGGGATGATGACCTTCAACCAATCCCTATTGAATCTTTACAAGCAGGAAATCATAACGATGGAGGAAGCGTTGTTCGCCTCCTCCAATCCCGACGAATTCAAATTGAACGCGCAAGGCATGTATACGGGGACGGATTCGATCTTGCATCGGCGCTAA
- a CDS encoding helix-turn-helix transcriptional regulator, with protein MKPFGFKASSPIGTDRESIPWREAFSDVDEETLPGICLRGAREKKGITQSALSEKTGIPQRHISEMENGKRPIGMRNARIFAKALNVGDKIFL; from the coding sequence GTGAAGCCATTTGGTTTTAAGGCGTCTTCTCCTATCGGAACAGATCGAGAATCGATTCCTTGGCGAGAAGCTTTTTCCGATGTCGATGAGGAGACATTGCCGGGGATTTGTCTTCGCGGAGCGCGCGAGAAAAAGGGAATCACTCAGTCGGCTTTATCGGAAAAAACCGGAATCCCGCAAAGGCATATCTCCGAAATGGAAAACGGCAAACGGCCGATCGGCATGAGGAACGCTCGAATATTCGCCAAAGCGTTGAACGTTGGAGATAAAATTTTTCTTTGA